In Sphingomonas sp. SUN019, one genomic interval encodes:
- a CDS encoding efflux RND transporter periplasmic adaptor subunit has protein sequence MRKFGPAIAAVLLLSACGKGAPQQPPEGPPQVSYVVMRETPAMLSTELPGRTAAYETSEVRPQVNGLVRARLFAEGDSVRAGQPLYRIDSAPYQTQVASARAALTRARAAIASNDALARRYGELVKINAISRQEYDNAITSAQQARADVSAQQAALRTAQIDLARTTITAPISGRIGRSTFTTGALVTAAQAEPLTTIQRLDPIYVDISQASADVLKLRQRIMAGEVARSGAAAKVRLKLEDGSTYPIEGTLKFTDVTVDPTTGTQALRAQFANPRGLLLPGMYVRAELGEGTQAQAILVPQRAVSRDEKGQPVAMVIGKGDKVEPRILKTERTVGDAWLVSSGLKPGDKVIVEGGMMLRPGMPVKGSVWNPNAKPAAPQGAQQPQAK, from the coding sequence ATGAGAAAGTTCGGTCCGGCCATCGCCGCCGTTCTGTTGCTGTCGGCGTGCGGCAAGGGCGCGCCGCAACAGCCGCCGGAGGGACCGCCGCAGGTGTCCTATGTCGTCATGCGCGAAACCCCGGCGATGCTCAGCACCGAATTGCCCGGCCGCACCGCCGCCTATGAGACATCAGAGGTGCGCCCGCAGGTCAACGGCCTGGTCCGCGCGCGACTGTTTGCGGAGGGCGATTCGGTTCGCGCCGGGCAACCGCTCTACCGCATCGATTCCGCACCCTATCAGACGCAGGTCGCCAGCGCCCGCGCGGCGCTGACCCGCGCCCGCGCCGCGATCGCGTCGAACGACGCGCTCGCGCGGCGCTATGGCGAACTGGTCAAGATCAACGCGATTTCGCGCCAGGAATACGATAACGCCATCACCAGCGCGCAGCAGGCGCGCGCGGACGTGTCTGCGCAGCAGGCGGCGCTGCGCACCGCGCAGATCGACCTGGCGCGCACCACGATCACCGCGCCGATCTCCGGCCGGATCGGGCGATCGACCTTCACCACTGGCGCGCTGGTCACTGCGGCGCAGGCCGAACCGCTGACGACGATTCAGCGGCTCGACCCAATCTATGTCGACATCAGCCAGGCGAGCGCAGACGTGCTGAAGCTCCGCCAGCGTATCATGGCCGGAGAGGTCGCGCGCAGCGGCGCGGCGGCCAAGGTCCGCCTGAAGCTGGAGGACGGATCGACCTATCCCATCGAAGGCACGCTGAAATTCACCGACGTGACGGTCGATCCCACGACGGGCACGCAGGCGCTGCGCGCGCAGTTCGCCAATCCGCGTGGTCTTCTCCTGCCCGGTATGTACGTCCGCGCCGAACTCGGCGAGGGGACGCAGGCGCAGGCAATTTTGGTCCCGCAACGCGCGGTCAGCCGCGACGAAAAGGGTCAACCGGTCGCAATGGTGATCGGCAAGGGCGACAAGGTCGAACCCCGCATCCTGAAAACCGAACGCACCGTCGGCGACGCCTGGCTGGTATCAAGCGGCCTGAAGCCCGGCGACAAGGTGATCGTCGAAGGCGGCATGATGCTGCGCCCCGGGATGCCGGTGAAGGGTAGCGTCTGGAACCCCAACGCGAAGCCCGCCGCGCCGCAGGGCGCACAACAGCCGCAGGCGAAGTAA
- a CDS encoding TetR/AcrR family transcriptional regulator, translating to MAQLATASGIRVGQIYRDFASKEDIIAAITEEGCAEFLDTERLHKAVASGDFAGVRDWIMHFIDIDQPIDDFRIMPEIMAESARNDRIASVMRGLHDQVRKTLVSALCTLVSGDHRVAECEALADVIMTLGMGLNHRRIADPDRDLNPLADHIRRIVASEIDALQAA from the coding sequence ATGGCGCAACTCGCCACCGCGTCGGGCATCCGGGTGGGGCAAATCTACCGCGACTTCGCCTCGAAGGAAGACATCATCGCGGCGATCACCGAGGAAGGATGCGCCGAGTTTCTCGACACGGAGCGACTCCACAAGGCGGTCGCATCGGGCGATTTCGCAGGGGTGCGCGACTGGATCATGCACTTCATCGACATCGACCAGCCGATCGACGATTTCCGCATCATGCCGGAGATCATGGCCGAATCGGCGCGTAACGACCGGATCGCGAGCGTCATGCGCGGTTTGCACGACCAGGTTAGGAAAACGCTGGTGTCGGCATTGTGCACATTGGTGTCCGGCGATCACCGCGTCGCCGAATGCGAGGCGCTGGCCGATGTCATCATGACGCTCGGCATGGGGCTCAATCACCGCCGCATCGCCGACCCCGATCGCGACCTGAACCCGCTTGCCGACCATATCCGTCGTATCGTCGCCAGCGAGATCGACGCATTGCAGGCCGCCTGA
- the metC gene encoding cystathionine beta-lyase — MKDHDIGDETRVVEAGRRKEWTGGIVNTPVWRASTILYDSVADLRAAAGRDTHHRLFYGRRGTPTQWSLADALTDLEPGAEGTFLYPSGVAAVAAALLSVLSPGDELLLVDSAYDPTRSMANGLLKRLGITTRFYDPLIGADIADLIGDRTKAIFLESPGSLTFEVQDVPAIVAAAKARGIATILDNTWATPLNFRAIGLGVDLSVLACTKYIVGHSDVMLGSVTAAPGRFAKLRETSFQLGQVASPDDCWLASRGLRTLAVRLKQHESSALKIARWLETRPEVDRVLHPAHPACPGHALFVRDFAGSTGLFSFVLNGGDEASRAALIDGLDHFGIGYSWGGFESLALPVDPQRYRTATTPDFAGPMVRLQIGLEDPDDLIADLARGLDHFAAAL, encoded by the coding sequence ATGAAAGATCACGACATCGGCGACGAAACCCGCGTGGTCGAGGCGGGCCGGCGCAAGGAATGGACGGGAGGGATCGTCAACACCCCGGTCTGGCGCGCGTCGACGATCCTCTACGACAGCGTCGCCGACCTGCGCGCCGCGGCGGGACGCGATACGCATCACCGGTTGTTCTACGGGCGGCGCGGGACACCGACGCAGTGGAGCCTGGCCGATGCGCTGACCGACCTGGAGCCCGGCGCGGAGGGAACGTTCCTCTACCCGTCCGGCGTTGCGGCGGTCGCCGCCGCCTTGTTGTCGGTGCTGTCGCCGGGCGACGAACTGCTGCTGGTCGACAGCGCGTACGACCCGACGCGTTCGATGGCGAACGGGTTGTTGAAGCGGCTGGGCATCACGACACGCTTCTACGATCCGCTGATCGGCGCGGACATCGCCGACCTGATCGGCGACAGGACGAAGGCGATCTTCCTCGAAAGCCCCGGCAGCCTGACGTTCGAGGTGCAGGACGTGCCCGCGATCGTCGCTGCGGCGAAAGCGCGCGGGATCGCGACGATCCTCGACAACACCTGGGCCACCCCCCTCAACTTCCGCGCGATCGGGCTCGGCGTCGACCTGTCGGTGCTCGCCTGCACCAAATATATCGTCGGGCACAGCGACGTGATGCTAGGCAGCGTGACCGCTGCGCCGGGCCGGTTCGCGAAATTGCGCGAAACGAGCTTCCAACTCGGACAGGTCGCAAGCCCCGACGACTGCTGGCTTGCCAGCCGCGGCCTGCGAACGCTGGCGGTGCGGCTGAAGCAGCACGAATCGTCGGCGCTTAAGATCGCGCGCTGGCTGGAAACGCGGCCCGAAGTCGATCGTGTGCTTCACCCGGCACATCCCGCGTGTCCCGGTCACGCCCTGTTCGTGCGCGATTTCGCGGGCAGTACCGGACTGTTCTCGTTCGTCCTGAACGGCGGCGACGAGGCGTCGCGCGCCGCGCTGATCGACGGGCTCGATCATTTTGGCATCGGCTACAGCTGGGGCGGTTTCGAAAGCCTCGCGCTGCCGGTCGATCCACAGCGCTATCGCACGGCCACCACGCCCGATTTCGCCGGGCCGATGGTCCGGCTGCAGATCGGGCTGGAAGACCCCGACGACCTGATCGCCGACCTCGCGCGCGGTCTGGATCACTTCGCCGCCGCGCTTTAG
- a CDS encoding sulfurtransferase yields MDALVETEWLAANIDARDLRVVDATWRLPGDGGEPRTDFDAAHIPGAVFLDLAEIVDSANAAPMMLPRPEKFASRMAALGLGDGTRIVLYDDSSLHSAARAWVMLRSFGTPDVATLDGGLAKWRAEGRPLSSEKPTPRPRHVTPRIRGEGIRDLADLRANLDSDAAQVLDARSPARFAGEEPEPRAGVVPGHIPGSINLPYTRFFDEDGTWKHGTSLRAVFADAGVDLNRPIVATCGSGVTASVIAFAAHLLGRDAAVYDGSWGEWGADPSTPKATGA; encoded by the coding sequence ATGGACGCGCTCGTCGAAACCGAATGGCTGGCCGCCAACATCGACGCGCGCGATCTGCGCGTCGTAGATGCGACGTGGCGGCTGCCCGGCGATGGCGGCGAACCGCGCACAGACTTTGACGCGGCGCATATCCCCGGCGCGGTCTTTCTCGATCTGGCCGAAATCGTCGACAGCGCGAACGCTGCGCCGATGATGCTGCCCCGCCCTGAAAAGTTCGCCAGCCGGATGGCGGCGTTGGGCCTTGGCGATGGCACGCGCATCGTGCTGTACGACGACAGTTCGCTGCACAGCGCAGCGCGGGCGTGGGTGATGCTGCGCAGCTTCGGCACCCCCGATGTCGCGACCCTCGACGGCGGGTTGGCGAAATGGCGCGCGGAGGGGCGGCCGCTGTCGAGCGAAAAACCGACGCCCCGGCCGCGCCACGTTACCCCGCGTATTCGTGGAGAGGGTATCCGCGACCTCGCCGACTTACGCGCCAATCTTGACAGCGACGCCGCGCAAGTGCTCGACGCGCGGTCGCCTGCGCGCTTTGCGGGCGAGGAGCCCGAGCCGCGTGCAGGCGTGGTCCCCGGCCACATCCCCGGATCGATCAACCTGCCCTATACCCGCTTCTTCGACGAAGACGGCACGTGGAAGCATGGCACGTCCTTGCGCGCCGTGTTCGCCGACGCCGGCGTAGACCTAAACCGCCCGATCGTCGCGACGTGCGGATCGGGCGTCACCGCCTCGGTCATCGCCTTCGCCGCCCATCTGCTCGGCAGGGACGCCGCCGTGTACGACGGCAGTTGGGGCGAATGGGGCGCAGACCCGTCGACCCCAAAGGCGACCGGCGCATGA
- the queF gene encoding preQ(1) synthase gives MTPKHLGQTSALPATPEEAVLDYVPNPRPGRTYLVRFAAPEFTSLCPVTGQPDFAHIVIDYVPGETIVESKSLKLFLSSFRNHAAFHEDCTVGIGERLAAEMQPRWLRIGGYWYPRGGIPIDVFWQSGAPPVDLWLPDQGVAAYRGRG, from the coding sequence ATGACCCCGAAACATCTTGGCCAGACCAGCGCGCTGCCCGCCACGCCGGAAGAAGCGGTGCTGGACTATGTTCCCAACCCGCGACCCGGCCGCACTTATCTGGTGCGTTTCGCAGCGCCGGAGTTCACCTCGCTGTGTCCGGTCACCGGCCAGCCCGATTTCGCGCATATCGTGATCGACTACGTACCGGGCGAGACGATCGTCGAATCGAAATCGTTGAAGCTGTTCCTCAGCAGCTTCCGCAATCACGCCGCCTTTCATGAGGATTGTACGGTCGGAATTGGCGAACGCCTCGCCGCTGAAATGCAGCCGCGCTGGCTGCGCATCGGCGGTTACTGGTATCCGCGCGGCGGTATTCCGATCGACGTGTTCTGGCAGAGCGGCGCGCCGCCTGTCGATCTATGGCTGCCCGATCAAGGCGTTGCGGCCTACCGTGGCCGCGGTTGA
- a CDS encoding glycosyltransferase family 4 protein, translating to MAADVETISHIALIGNFLPRKCGIATYTTDTYTALRGRYPDLRVDVYAMDDHPGRYDYPAAVVAAIPQQDRSAYIATARAIEASGAQAIWLQHEYGIFGGAAGEHILALLDRSTLPLIVTLHTVLEKPSASEREVMEGLLRRASKVIVMAERGVEILRRVYGANPRSIVMIPHGVPDRAFVDPALLKPRFGWEGRQVILTFGLLAPGKGIETVIEAMPAVVAQHPDAVYVVLGATHPNLVAHEGEVYRQRLKKLAADTGVSGNVAFIDAFVDHNDLIDYLQAADLYVTPYLNPAQITSGTLSYAVGVGKAVISTPYVHATEILGDGHGVLVDFRDSAAFAREINDLLGNDRNRNRLSARAYARGRTMIWPVLAETAMKELDLIVAQQPQRLAQQSAVKILPPDIAAVERMSDSTGMLQHSIYSVPDRRHGYCIDDNARALMLMSAIPDLDSVLRDKWMTIYASFVQYAWNPDKRRFRNFMNFDRTWCEEVGSEDSNGRTLWALGVTARDAKERKHRDWATAMFDLTASLALELGSPRAQSFAMLGAVAMLEASPGHQLARSILERFPDEHRALLDVARRPEWEWFEIVLAYDNARLPEAMIRAGVALGRRDLIATGVDTLEWIMARQTSPDGRFRAVGSESFGREYADPLPFDQQPLEAQATINACTAAYEATGEQRWYDEAMRAYRWFLGGNDLDLPLASVQDGGCFDGLMPTGLNRNQGAESILALQLASCAISGLSKRAASVAGTERAVA from the coding sequence ATGGCGGCGGACGTCGAAACGATTTCCCATATCGCGCTGATCGGCAACTTCCTGCCGCGTAAATGCGGCATCGCGACGTACACGACCGACACCTACACCGCGCTGCGCGGCCGTTACCCGGACCTGCGTGTCGACGTCTATGCGATGGATGATCACCCCGGTCGTTACGACTACCCCGCCGCCGTCGTGGCGGCGATTCCGCAGCAGGACCGGTCCGCCTATATCGCCACGGCGCGTGCGATCGAGGCGAGCGGCGCGCAGGCGATCTGGCTGCAGCACGAATATGGCATCTTCGGCGGCGCGGCGGGCGAACATATCCTCGCTTTGCTCGACCGATCGACCCTGCCGCTGATCGTCACGCTTCACACGGTGCTCGAAAAGCCCAGCGCATCCGAGCGCGAGGTGATGGAAGGGCTACTCCGTCGCGCCTCCAAGGTTATCGTGATGGCGGAACGCGGGGTCGAGATCCTGCGTCGCGTCTATGGCGCGAATCCGCGTTCGATCGTGATGATACCGCATGGCGTGCCCGACCGCGCGTTCGTCGACCCCGCGCTGCTGAAGCCGCGTTTCGGGTGGGAAGGGCGGCAGGTGATCCTGACGTTCGGCCTGCTCGCGCCCGGCAAGGGGATCGAGACGGTGATCGAGGCGATGCCCGCCGTCGTCGCGCAGCATCCCGACGCGGTGTATGTCGTGCTGGGCGCGACTCACCCGAACCTGGTCGCGCATGAGGGCGAAGTCTATCGGCAGCGTTTGAAGAAGCTGGCGGCGGACACCGGCGTTTCGGGCAATGTCGCCTTCATCGATGCGTTCGTCGATCACAACGACCTGATCGATTATCTGCAGGCGGCCGACCTGTATGTCACGCCGTATCTGAACCCGGCGCAGATCACGAGCGGGACGCTGTCCTATGCGGTGGGCGTCGGCAAGGCGGTGATCTCAACCCCTTACGTGCACGCGACCGAAATCCTTGGCGACGGGCATGGCGTGCTGGTCGATTTCCGCGACTCAGCCGCTTTTGCGCGTGAAATCAACGATCTGCTCGGCAACGATCGTAACCGTAACCGGCTTTCGGCACGCGCCTATGCGCGTGGCCGGACGATGATCTGGCCCGTTCTGGCCGAGACCGCCATGAAGGAACTCGATTTGATCGTCGCCCAGCAGCCGCAGCGGCTGGCGCAGCAAAGCGCGGTAAAGATCCTGCCGCCCGACATCGCCGCGGTCGAGCGGATGAGCGATTCGACAGGCATGCTCCAGCATTCGATCTATTCGGTGCCCGATCGCCGCCACGGTTATTGCATCGACGACAATGCGCGCGCGCTGATGTTGATGAGCGCAATTCCGGACTTGGATTCGGTGCTACGCGACAAATGGATGACGATCTATGCGTCGTTTGTCCAATATGCCTGGAACCCGGACAAGCGCCGGTTCCGCAATTTCATGAATTTCGACCGGACGTGGTGCGAGGAGGTCGGGTCGGAAGACTCGAACGGCCGCACGCTCTGGGCGCTCGGCGTCACCGCGCGCGATGCGAAGGAGCGCAAGCATCGCGACTGGGCGACCGCGATGTTCGATCTGACCGCCAGCCTCGCGCTCGAACTCGGTTCCCCGCGCGCGCAATCCTTCGCCATGCTAGGCGCGGTCGCGATGCTGGAGGCGTCGCCGGGGCATCAGCTGGCGCGATCGATTCTGGAACGGTTCCCGGACGAGCATCGCGCGCTGCTCGATGTGGCGCGCCGCCCGGAGTGGGAGTGGTTCGAGATCGTGCTGGCGTATGACAATGCGCGCCTGCCCGAAGCGATGATCCGAGCCGGCGTGGCGCTCGGCCGCCGTGACCTGATCGCGACGGGGGTGGATACGCTGGAGTGGATCATGGCGCGTCAGACCAGCCCCGACGGCCGCTTCCGTGCGGTCGGCAGCGAGAGTTTCGGGCGCGAATATGCCGATCCCTTGCCGTTCGACCAGCAGCCGCTGGAGGCGCAGGCGACGATCAACGCCTGTACCGCGGCGTATGAGGCGACCGGCGAGCAACGCTGGTACGACGAGGCGATGCGCGCGTATCGCTGGTTCCTGGGCGGCAATGATCTCGATCTGCCGCTGGCGTCGGTGCAGGACGGCGGGTGTTTCGACGGATTGATGCCGACCGGATTGAACCGAAACCAAGGCGCGGAGTCGATTTTGGCGCTGCAATTGGCGTCGTGCGCGATTTCGGGGCTTTCAAAACGGGCCGCAAGCGTGGCAGGGACGGAGCGCGCCGTCGCGTAG
- a CDS encoding glycoside hydrolase family 130 protein has product MDLFNHELRLHADPSRVVVRPFHIAWSAMNGQGQSRAKRLIAEVLEMTQAQAHAQLQAVLKDFEERHWQTRRVFMTRYDEIEAQHGLDGSEIGDEKRQLIGAYFCHEYSYAAAALMNPSAVPHFDQSGMPAGSQRILMSLRAVGEGHISSVAFREGIITTNNELKLAPEPPFATAADTPRADEDVAPEGPVTVFRHRDSTLSGTVIFPITDAQSKGLEDLRLVQFEHGDGSLEWLGTYTAYNGSKIQSELLRTKDFRAFDLVPMTGTAARNKGIALFPRKVGSEYLAIGRQDGENLYLLRSDNLEHWDDGELILTPEHPWEFVQIGNCGPPIEIDEGWLLLTHGVGAMRKYSIGAALLDKTDPSKVLGRTREPILAAADQDREGYVPNVVYSCGAIRHGNKLFLPYGIADSSVGFAFVEISELLKAM; this is encoded by the coding sequence TTGGATCTCTTCAATCACGAGCTTCGGCTGCACGCCGACCCTTCGCGCGTCGTGGTGCGCCCGTTCCATATCGCCTGGTCGGCGATGAACGGCCAGGGGCAGAGCCGCGCAAAACGGCTGATCGCCGAGGTGCTGGAGATGACGCAGGCGCAGGCGCATGCGCAGCTGCAGGCGGTGCTGAAGGATTTCGAGGAGCGTCACTGGCAGACGCGGCGCGTGTTCATGACGCGCTATGACGAGATCGAGGCGCAGCACGGGCTGGACGGCAGCGAGATCGGCGACGAGAAGCGGCAGCTGATCGGCGCGTATTTCTGCCACGAATACAGCTATGCCGCCGCCGCGCTGATGAACCCCAGCGCGGTGCCGCATTTCGACCAGTCGGGGATGCCCGCGGGATCGCAGCGCATCCTGATGTCGCTGCGCGCGGTGGGAGAGGGGCACATCTCCTCGGTCGCGTTCCGCGAAGGCATCATCACGACGAACAACGAACTGAAGCTGGCCCCCGAACCGCCCTTCGCCACCGCCGCCGACACGCCGCGCGCGGACGAGGATGTCGCGCCCGAGGGGCCGGTCACGGTGTTCCGCCACCGCGACAGTACCCTCAGCGGCACGGTGATCTTCCCGATCACCGATGCGCAGTCGAAGGGGCTGGAGGATTTGCGGCTCGTCCAGTTCGAGCACGGCGACGGTTCGCTTGAATGGCTCGGTACGTACACCGCGTACAACGGGTCGAAAATCCAGTCCGAGCTGTTGCGGACGAAGGATTTCCGCGCGTTCGATCTGGTCCCGATGACGGGGACGGCGGCGCGCAACAAGGGCATCGCGCTGTTCCCGCGCAAGGTGGGCAGCGAGTATCTGGCGATCGGACGGCAGGACGGGGAGAATCTGTACCTGCTGCGGTCGGACAACCTGGAGCATTGGGACGACGGCGAGCTGATCCTGACGCCCGAACATCCGTGGGAGTTCGTGCAGATCGGCAATTGCGGTCCGCCGATCGAGATCGACGAAGGCTGGCTGCTGCTGACCCACGGCGTCGGCGCGATGCGGAAATATTCGATCGGCGCGGCGCTGCTAGACAAGACCGATCCGTCGAAGGTGCTGGGGCGGACGCGGGAACCGATCCTGGCGGCGGCGGATCAGGACCGCGAGGGCTATGTCCCGAACGTCGTCTATAGCTGCGGCGCGATCCGGCACGGGAACAAGCTGTTCCTGCCTTACGGCATCGCGGATAGCTCGGTCGGCTTCGCGTTCGTCGAGATCAGCGAGTTGCTGAAAGCGATGTGA
- a CDS encoding OPT family oligopeptide transporter, protein MQTPAAAPTPIAELTLRGILLGGLITLLFTAANVYLGLKIGLTFATSIPAAVISMAVLRAFKTSTILENNIVQTVASAAGTLAAIIFVLPGLVMVGYWQGFPFVTTAAITATGGILGVMFSVPLRRALVVDTVLPYPEGRAAAEVLKIGAESREGGAESARGLKVIVVNAVVSAGFALLTQTKLAAAEFATFFRVGAGATGVTGGLSFALLGAGHLVGLSVGMAMLAGVVIGWWIVLPILTAAQPQTGEVATWVGAVFGRDVRFFGAGVIGVAAIWTLVKITRPVIGGLQSSLAASRASRSGDALPIEERDLPIGIVAAVSAAVMVPIAFLLWSVLAGGPLAASAIPLIAASLLFILVIGLVIAAVCGYMAGLIGASNSPVSGIGILAILASSLMLVAWFGRDGGTSETQALVAYALIVTGIIFGVATISNDNLQDLKTGQLVGATPWKQQVALVIGVCFGSVVVPPVMQLLYVSFGFAGSAGAGPNALAAPQAALISALAKGVLGGDLNWAMIGWGALTGVGVIMLDEILGRAKKLRLPPLGVGLGIYLPMAVTLPVVIGSVIGAYYDRWADRTRDAEAARRMGVLTATGMIVGESLWGVAFAGVVYETGSDAPLAVVGPEFERYALVGGTVLFFALAWWLYRRTRAAVAG, encoded by the coding sequence ATGCAAACACCCGCTGCCGCCCCCACGCCAATCGCCGAACTCACGCTGCGCGGCATCCTGCTCGGCGGCCTGATCACATTGCTGTTCACCGCCGCGAACGTCTATCTTGGCCTCAAGATCGGGCTGACCTTCGCCACCTCGATCCCTGCTGCTGTGATCTCGATGGCGGTGCTGCGCGCGTTCAAGACGTCGACGATCCTCGAAAACAACATCGTCCAGACCGTCGCCAGCGCGGCGGGAACGCTCGCCGCGATCATCTTCGTCCTGCCCGGCCTCGTGATGGTCGGTTACTGGCAAGGCTTCCCGTTCGTCACCACCGCCGCGATCACCGCGACCGGCGGCATATTGGGCGTGATGTTCTCGGTTCCCTTGCGCCGCGCGCTCGTCGTCGACACCGTCCTCCCCTATCCCGAGGGACGCGCGGCGGCGGAAGTGCTCAAGATCGGGGCGGAAAGCCGCGAGGGCGGCGCGGAAAGCGCACGCGGGCTGAAGGTCATCGTCGTCAACGCGGTCGTCTCGGCGGGCTTCGCGCTGCTCACACAAACGAAGCTGGCCGCGGCCGAATTCGCCACCTTCTTCCGCGTTGGCGCGGGTGCGACCGGCGTCACCGGCGGTCTGTCGTTCGCTCTCCTCGGCGCTGGCCATCTGGTCGGGCTGTCGGTCGGCATGGCGATGCTGGCGGGCGTCGTCATCGGCTGGTGGATCGTGCTGCCGATCCTGACCGCCGCGCAGCCGCAGACGGGCGAGGTAGCGACGTGGGTCGGCGCGGTGTTCGGGCGCGACGTGCGGTTCTTCGGCGCGGGTGTGATCGGGGTCGCCGCGATCTGGACGCTGGTGAAGATAACGCGGCCCGTGATCGGCGGACTGCAATCCTCGCTCGCCGCCTCGCGAGCGTCGCGCAGCGGCGACGCGCTGCCGATCGAGGAACGCGACCTGCCGATCGGCATCGTCGCCGCGGTATCGGCGGCCGTGATGGTCCCGATCGCCTTCCTGCTGTGGAGCGTACTCGCAGGAGGCCCGCTCGCCGCCTCCGCCATCCCGCTGATCGCGGCGAGCCTGCTGTTCATCCTCGTCATCGGCCTCGTGATCGCGGCGGTGTGCGGGTACATGGCCGGGCTGATCGGCGCGTCGAACTCACCCGTGTCGGGGATCGGCATCCTCGCGATCCTCGCCTCCTCGCTGATGCTCGTCGCCTGGTTCGGGCGTGATGGCGGGACGAGCGAGACGCAGGCGCTGGTCGCCTATGCGCTGATCGTCACGGGCATCATCTTCGGCGTCGCCACCATCTCCAACGACAATCTGCAGGATCTGAAGACCGGGCAACTGGTCGGCGCGACGCCGTGGAAGCAACAGGTCGCGCTCGTCATCGGCGTCTGCTTCGGCTCGGTCGTCGTCCCGCCGGTGATGCAGTTGTTATATGTGTCATTCGGGTTCGCCGGTAGCGCAGGCGCAGGCCCCAACGCGCTGGCCGCGCCGCAGGCCGCGCTGATCTCGGCGCTGGCTAAGGGGGTGCTGGGCGGCGACCTCAACTGGGCGATGATCGGCTGGGGCGCGCTGACCGGCGTCGGCGTGATAATGCTCGACGAAATACTGGGCCGCGCGAAAAAGCTGCGCCTGCCGCCCCTCGGCGTCGGGCTCGGCATCTACCTGCCGATGGCGGTGACGCTGCCGGTAGTGATCGGATCGGTCATCGGCGCCTACTACGACCGCTGGGCCGACCGCACCCGCGATGCCGAAGCCGCGCGAAGGATGGGCGTGCTGACCGCCACGGGCATGATCGTCGGCGAAAGCCTGTGGGGCGTGGCCTTCGCCGGTGTGGTGTACGAAACGGGTAGCGACGCGCCGCTGGCGGTGGTCGGACCGGAATTCGAGCGGTACGCGCTGGTGGGAGGGACGGTGCTGTTCTTCGCGCTGGCGTGGTGGCTCTACCGGCGGACGCGGGCAGCGGTAGCTGGTTGA